The following are encoded in a window of Glandiceps talaboti chromosome 5, keGlaTala1.1, whole genome shotgun sequence genomic DNA:
- the LOC144435157 gene encoding uncharacterized protein LOC144435157: MRTESALLLQCGIFLLVHMGFTIAQVLPGDLQIPTCPDGSTPVQCIIDPCAIASCEAYPEAECRSNYCGGCNAEFYIAGRKVECDGVIKVGECPISEGDSETNPELICQFLCAHDGDCEGFQKCCYSGCSRFCVDSIQVPIGCVVDGKYWPVGSIRLWDCAVCKCLAGGFFVCLVDPGLICNPDIGPCTGDQPPYTLSNQAVFCDGSPNLNGAIHVDDCPKGYFCNALWEGYSVCCPEGNHCFYNGKHIPDGTEFLDGCALCACIDGGVKCMAPNGLLCDDTPCIYGLPYEGADDVTQFCSTSDDPENWPVLVSPCPTRYYCRELSYGYGVCCPRFFLAGCWIGFVFYPTGSIVIWNCRICKCYGGNWVCFYPPGLICDPLLDLPYGYLGDDIGEIYFCGNTLDPSVGDLSITIVKQCPDGSFCNSLDGDYAVCVKIRPIIEDGGCILPGIGYLPNGGVILMEDCVLCKCDNGNMVCIKQYCDGTPCGSGGLPYFESGYGTLFCGDGKDDRICPPGYDCTQLQGATGYRQAVCCPGTTNSGCPCPAIPRDASVVCLLDCEVCEATASYICCIDEVACPGHCFGFSNTVGYCEHECKFYLPPDVRYGDCEICTCTKKLNVIIDDIAVVDVEKFTTRSLRPALQSSVINQFLYRSGWICEEDPDCNLCDCPVDFSGFCFDDCAECEATPYYLCCRNDVCSTGCYGGTNIGWCEHDCEYYAVGTSYASACEKCTCGDDLEWHCVDTPNNPDCDPPCPCPTKLFSTFTDWQCWINCDDCAAIAGNLCCQDSLCAPGCLGGNNHGVCVYNCTYYGEGESYTENCEICTCYDGVFRCLPDPACTDTCIKGIPLVEAGALVTCVDVDCPQGYFCQNPPGLCCPRTDCETDDWTIWFDRDDPTVTGDWETIGSLIDAYGDEVCSNVVAIEVLTLDGELPESTGDIFLIYGPTGFVCRSQDQPGGRQCQDYKVRFCCEDEPADPCCLPFERGDCTSADLEEEKWYYDCMEGICRQFTYSGCGGNENRFDSKKECIKHCAADSCCLDADPGPCLAYFPMWYFDPRDNTCKEFIYGGCHGNDNRYETKQECESACRAFNQNITCEADRMIATISVEWLHQLLPNHENDQPGDYHLNEYDCVGKGRYIGQKDYYEFITDLEGCGTTSYEKPGDNRITYTNIIRTGRGTEIFELECCYETEYTIAPIHIITNPCCVLVTLQGFGTFNITATLYTDGTFITLFNENDFPLMICDGVFICFGIRVELHDPSLELFAEECYASESEDPQGMGPHYEMITNGCPNNDNTLIPYGTNDDLTLHFCWDAYDVVNRDDVEDGEEINLYIHCKVHVCKKNEAGTRCAQGCQKRKRREISDLSDDGDSTSTFITHGPLQKSNNCQG; this comes from the exons ATGCGGACCGAGAGTGCTTTGTTGTTACAATGTGGAATCTTCCTACTAGTTCACATGGGATTCACTATTGCCCAG GTCTTACCAGGAGATTTGCAAATACCAA CCTGTCCAGATGGATCGACACCAGTGCAGTGCATTATAGATCCATGTGCCATAGCAAGCTGCGAAGCCTACCCTGAAGCCGAGTGCAGGTCCAACTATTGCGGTGGTTGCAATGCTGAATTTTATATTGCTGGCAGAAAGGTAGAATGCGATG GTGTAATAAAAGTAGGAGAATGTCCGATATCCGAGGGAGACAGCGAAACCAACCCCGAACTCATCTGTCAATTTTTATGTGCACATGATGGTGATTGTGAGGGATTTCAGAAATGCTGCTACAGTGGCTGTAGCAGATTTTGTGTTGACAGCATTCAAG TACCCATTGGCTGTGTTGTAGACGGTAAATACTGGCCTGTTGGATCTATACGACTATGGGACTGTGCTGTCTG taAGTGTCTTGCAGGTGGTTTCTTTGTATGTTTGGTTGACCCTGGTTTGATATGCA ACCCAGACATTGGTCCTTGCACAGGTGATCAACCTCCGTATACGCTTTCCAACCAAGCAGTGTTCTGTGATGGCTCTCCAAATTTAAATGGTGCCATACACGTTGATGATTGTCCGAAAGGGTATTTTTGTAACGCGTTATGGGAAGGGTATTCTGTATGCTGCCCAGAAG GCAATCATTGCTTTTACAACGGAAAGCACATTCCTGATGGCACGGAATTTCTAGACGGCTGTGCGCTCTG CGCCTGCATTGATGGAGGTGTCAAGTGTATGGCTCCCAACGGATTACTATGCG ATGACACTCCATGTATCTATGGACTTCCATACGAAGGTGCTGATGACGTGACGCAGTTTTGTAGTACATCAGATGACCCCGAAAACTGGCCAGTTCTAGTGTCTCCCTGTCCCACAAGATACTACTGCAGAGAACTAAGCTACGGATATGGTGTTTGTTGTCCTCGATTCT TTCTGGCTGGATGTTGGATAGGCTTTGTCTTCTACCCCACTGGATCTATAGTAATCTGGAATTGTCGTATATG TAAATGTTATGGGGGGAACTGGGTCTGTTTTTATCCTCCTGGACTTATTTGTG ACCCTCTTCTTGACCTTCCTTACGGATACCTTGGTGACGATATTGGAGAAATATACTTTTGTGGCAACACTCTAGACCCCAGTGTGGGAGACCTGTCTATCACCATAGTCAAGCAATGTCCAGATGGCTCCTTCTGCAATAGCCTTGATGGAGACTATGCCGTTTGTGTCAAGATACGACCGATTATCGAGg acgGTGGATGTATTTTGCCGGGAATCGGGTATCTTCCTAACGGTGGGGTCATACTGATGGAAGATTGTGTCCTTTG TAAATGCGACAATGGAAACATGGTTTGCATCAAACAATACTGTG ATGGAACACCATGTGGATCTGGCGGCTTGCCATATTTTGAGAGTGGATACGGGACACTTTTCTGTGGGGATGGAAAAGATGATCGTATTTGCCCACCTGGATATGATTGTACACAATTGCAAGGTGCTACCGGTTACCGGCAGGCTGTGTGCTGTCCGGGAACAA CTAACTCCGGTTGCCCCTGTCCTGCTATACCACGTGACGCGTCTGTAGTTTGTCTACTTGATTGTGAGGTATGTGAAGCCACGGCGTCCTACATCTGTTGTATAGATGAAGTCGCATGCCCAGGACATTGTTTTGGATTCAGCAATACTGTAG GTTACTGTGAGCACGAATGCAAGTTTTATCTACCACCTGACGTACGTTATGGAGACTGTGAGATATG TACATGCACTAAGAAACTCAATGTAATTATTGACGACATTGCAGTAGTTGACGTTGAGAAATTCACAACTAGATCTTTACGACCAGCTTTACAATCATCTGTGATAAATCAATTTCTGTACAGAAGTGGTTGGATTTGTGAGGAAGATCCTGATTGTA ACCTATGCGATTGTCCAGTTGATTTTTCCGGTTTTTGTTTTGATGACTGTGCAGAGTGTGAAGCGACCCCGTATTATCTGTGTTGCCGGAATGATGTTTGTTCTACAGGGTGTTATGGAGGAACAAACAttg GTTGGTGTGAACACGACTGTGAGTATTATGCTGTTGGTACTAGTTATGCTTCAGCCTGCGAAAAATG TACATGTGGTGACGACTTAGAATGGCACTGTGTTGACACTCCAAACAATCCAGATTGTGACC CACCATGCCCCTGTCCAACAAAACTATTTTCAACATTCACGGATTGGCAATGTTGGATAAATTGTGATGACTGTGCTGCCATTGCTGGTAATCTTTGCTGTCAGGATTCGTTGTGTGCACCTGGATGTTTGGGTGGAAACAACCATG GTGTCTGTGTCTATAACTGTACTTACTACGGTGAGGGAGAGAGCTATAccgaaaattgtgaaatctg TACATGCTATGACGGTGTATTCCGTTGTCTACCTGATCCGGCCTGTACTG ACACTTGTATCAAAGGGATACCGTTGGTTGAAGCTGGTGCCCTAGTAACCTGTGTTGATGTAGACTGCCCTCAAGGCTACTTCTGTCAAAATCCACCCGGTTTATGCTGTCCCCGAACTG ATTGCGAAACTGATGATTGGACAATATGGTTTGATCGTGATGACCCGACAGTAACAGGTGATTGGGAAACGATAGGGAGTCTCATTGATGCGTATGGTGACGAGGTGTGCTCCAATGTAGTCGCCATAGAAGTTCTGACTTTGGATGGAGAGCTACCAGAATCGACCGGTGACATTTTTCTTATTTACGGACCCACCGGTTTTGTTTGTCGCAGTCAAGACCAGCCTGGTGGTAGACAGTGCCAAGACTACAAAGTACGCTTCTGTTGTGAAG ATGAGCCTGCGGATCCATGTTGCTTACCTTTCGAGCGAGGTGATTGTACGTCAGCAGACTTGGAAGAGGAGAAGTGGTATTATGATTGTATGGAAGGCATTTGTAGACAGTTTACATACAGTGGGTGTGGTGGAAACGAAAACAGATTTGATAGCAAGAAGGAATGTATTAAACACTGTGCAG CTGACTCCTGTTGCCTTGATGCTGACCCTGGCCCGTGCTTAGCATACTTCCCAATGTGGTATTTTGACCCGAGAGACAACACGTGTAAAGAGTTTATTTACggtggttgccatggtaatgacAACAGATACGAAACAAAACAAGAATGTGAGAGCGCATGCCGAG CCTTCAACCAAAACATCACATGTGAAGCTGACAGAATGATAGCTACAATATCAGTTGAATGGTTACATCAACTACTGCCAAACCATGAAAATGATCAGCCAGGAGATTATCACTTGAATGAATACGACTGTGTCGGTAAGGGGCGCTATATCGGACAGAAGGATTACTACGAATTTATAACGGATTTAGAAGGATGTGGTACCACATCATAT GAAAAACCTGGAGACAACAGAATCACGTACACCAACATCATACGTACAGGAAGGGGAACGGAAATCTTTGAATTGGAATGTTGCTATGAGACAGAATACACGATTGCACCTATCCATATCATTACCAACCCATG CTGTGTGCTGGTCACTCTGCAAGGCTTTGGTACATTCAACATCACCGCAACGTTGTACACAGATGGCACATTCATCACTCTGTTCAATGAAAACGACTTTCCACTGATGATATGCGATGGCGTGTTCATCTGTTTTGGTATTCGAGTGGAGTTACACGACCCTAGCTTGGAGTTGTTTGCTGAGGAATGCTATGCATCAGAAAGTGAAGACCCACAAGGCATGGGTCCTCATTATGAAATGATAACTAATGG GTGTCCGAATAACGATAATACATTGATTCCGTATGGAACCAATGATGATCTTACACTCCATTTCTGCTGGGATGCCTATGATGTAGTAAACCGTGATGATGTTGAGGATGGAGAGGAGATCAATCTGTACATACACTGTAAAGTTCATGTATGCAAGAAAAACGAAGCTGGAACTCGCTGTGCTCAG GGCTGTCAGAAACGTAAACGAAGAGAAATCTCTGACCTGTCCGATGACGGTGACTCTACCAGTACTTTCATCACCCATGGTCCTCTGCAGAAATCCAACAA CTGTCAAGGCTAA